In Brachypodium distachyon strain Bd21 chromosome 2, Brachypodium_distachyon_v3.0, whole genome shotgun sequence, one genomic interval encodes:
- the LOC100825921 gene encoding uncharacterized protein At1g03900, with product MATGSDQTQAEAEADAVELVLFQVAECYVYLIPPRKTAASYRADEWNVNKWAWEGGLKVVSKEEECIIKLEDKSTGELYARAFLREGEPHPVEAVIDSSRYFVLRVEENIDGRQRHAFIGLGFRERTEAYDFQAALHDHMKYLNKKKTAEEMVQHYENTSSVDYSLKEGETLVLQLKNKETVTKTKSAFFEQGLNKLSFNEKANNKEATVSLKLPPPPPSPVSPTDSGVPFSPFKAEFPSQEQPAAGTVGSSPSKAEPAPEEQPAAAEKTKQGSVDDDFGDFQAAG from the exons ATGGCTACCGGCAGCGATCAGACGCAAgcggaggccgaggccgaTGCGGTGGAACTCGTGCTGTTCCAGGTCGCCGAGTGCTACGTGTATCTG ATACCTCCCAGGAAGACAGCAGCCTCTTACAG GGCTGATGAGTGGAATGTCAACAAATGGGCTTGGGAAGGGGGCCTTAAGGTTGTCagcaaggaagaagaatgCATTATTAAATTGGAAGACAAGAGCACTG GGGAGCTGTATGCCAGGGCCTTTCTTAGAGAAGGTGAACCACATCCAGTGGAAGCTGTAATTGATAGCAGCAG ATATTTTGTACTTCGCGTTGAAGAGAATATAG ATGGGCGTCAGCGTCATGCTTTTATTGGTTTAGGCTTCCGGGAAAGAACTGAAGCATATGACTTCCAAGCTGCTCTACACGACCATATGAA ATATCTAAACAAGAAGAAGACTGCTGAAGAGATGGTACAGCATTATGAGAATACATCATCAGTTGATTACAGCCTCAAAGAAGGGGAAACTTTGGTTCTTCAACTTAAGAAT AAAGAAACTGTCACCAAGACAAAATCAGCATTTTTCGAGCAAGGCCTGAACAAGCTCTCATTCAACGAAAAGGCAAACAACAAGGAGGCAACAGTCTCACTCAAActtcccccacctccacccTCACCCGTCTCTCCTACCGATTCTGGAGTTCCCTTTTCCCCTTTCAAAGCAGAATTTCCCTCCCAGGAACAACCAGCTGCTGGTACTGTCGGTAGTTCCCCTTCCAAAGCAGAACCTGCTCCTGAGGAGCAACCGGCTGCAGCAGAGAAGACCAAACAAGGAAGCGTGGATGATGACTTTGGGGACTTCCAGGCTGCTGGATGA
- the LOC100826859 gene encoding acyl transferase 5 has product MADAAPTVSKSPPALVPPVGPTPRGALPLSSIDKTAAVRVSVDFIQVFPPSTDGASAGDQVAAMRDGFARALVPYYPVAGRIAEPTPGDLVVDCTGEGVWFVEAAASCSLADVNGLERPLLIPKGELIPRPPPEEKLEDLILMAQVTKFTCGGFAVGICFSHLVFDGQGAAQFLKAAGELARGLPAPSVAPVWDRDAIPDPPKLPRGPPPSFTAFNFVTQVVEISPENIARIKEDFKAATGGETCSTFDAVTAVVFKCRALAVELPDTAEVRLGFAASTRHLLQGVLPSVDGYYGNCVYPVGITRSSKTIREAALTEVVGVMREAKEALTVRFTDWMRGGAKDDHYNVPLDYGTVTVSDWSRVGFNEVDYGFGEPGYVFTLNDDVNIVASVIYLKPPTPKRGIRLMLRCVEEPHAAVFADEIAKYA; this is encoded by the exons ATGGCCGACGCCGCGCCCACCGTCTCcaagtcgccgccggcgctcgtcCCTCCGGTGGGGCCCACCCCACGGGGCGCGCTCCCGCTCTCCTCCATCGACAAgaccgccgccgtccgcgtcTCGGTCGACTTCATCCAGGTCTTCCCCCCGTCCACCGACGGGGCCAGCGCCGGGGACCAGGTGGCCGCGATGCGCGACGGGTTCGCGAGGGCGCTGGTGCCCTACTACCCCGTCGCCGGCCGCATCGCCGAGCCGACACCGGGCGACCTCGTCGTGGACTGCACAGGCGAGGGCGTCTGGTTCGTGGAGGCCGCCGCGAGCTGCTCGCTCGCCGATGTCAACGGCCTCGAGAGGCCGCTGCTCATTCCCAAGGGGGAACTCATCCCTCGCCCTCCGCCCGAGGAGAAGCTCGAGGACCTCATCCTCATGGCCCAG GTCACGAAATTCACCTGCGGTGGATTCGCCGTGGGGATCTGCTTCAGCCACCTGGTTTTCGACGGGCAGGGCGCGGCGCAGTTCCTCAAGGCGGCGGGCGAGCTTGCCCGTGGCCTCCCAGCGCCGTCGGTGGCTCCGGTGTGGGACCGCGACGCGATCCCGGATCCACCCAAGCTGCCGCgcggcccgccgccgtcgttcACGGCGTTCAACTTCGTGACCCAGGTGGTcgagatctcgccggagaacATCGCGCGCATCAAGGAAGACTTCAAGGCCGCGACTGGTGGGGAGACCTGCTCCACCTTCGACGCGGTGACGGCCGTGGTGTTCAAGTGCCGCGCTCTGGCGGTGGAGCTCCCGGACACCGCCGAGGTCCGTCTCGGCTTCGCTGCCAGCACGCGGCACCTCCTCCAGGGCGTGCTGCCGTCGGTGGACGGCTACTACGGCAACTGCGTGTACCCTGTGGGGATCACCCGGAGCAGCAAGACCATCCGGGAGGCGGCATTGACGGAGGTGGTCGGTGTGATGCgggaggccaaggaggcgCTCACCGTGCGGTTCACCGACTGGATGCGCGGCGGCGCTAAGGACGACCACTACAATGTGCCTTTGGACTACGGCACCGTGACTGTGTCGGACTGGAGCCGCGTTGGGTTCAACGAGGTGGACTACGGCTTTGGTGAGCCTGGGTACGTCTTCACGCTCAACGACGATGTCAACATCGTTGCGTCAGTGATCTACCTCAAGCCGCCGACGCCCAAGCGCGGGATCCGGCTCATGCTCCGCTGCGTGGAGGAGCCACACGCTGCCGTGTTCGCCGACGAGATCGCCAAGTACGCCTAG
- the LOC100827162 gene encoding acyl transferase 9, protein MAPTVTKSPPALIPPAGPTPGGSLPLSSIDKTAAVRVSVDFIQVFPSSADAPRDQGASVATMREGFAKALVHYYPVAGRIAEPVQGEPEVECTGEGVWFVEAEASCTLEDARNLERPLCIPKEELLPRPPPEVRLEDTVLLAQITKFTCGGFSVGICFSHLVFDGQGAAQFLKAVGEMARGLPEPSLKPIWSRDAIPNPPKPPLGPPPSFTAFNFEKSVVEISLDSIKRVKDQVASETSQKCSTFDVVTAIIFKCRALAIGFAPEADVRLGFAAGTRHLLNNVLPSVEGYYGNCVYPGGLAKTSQDVKEASLVEIVTAIREAKDALSTRFLDWMSGGAKENHYNVSLDYGTLIVTDWSHVGFNEVDYGFGEPSYVFTMNDDVNIVPSVVYLKPPKPKQGIRLVLQCVEEQHSAVFREELQKLA, encoded by the exons ATGGCGCCCACCGTCACCAAGTCGCCTCCGGCCCTGATCCCGCCGGCGGGCCCCACCCCGGGTGGCTCCCTCCCGCTGTCCTCCATCGACAAGACGGCCGCCGTCCGCGTCTCCGTCGACTTCATCCAGGtcttcccctcctccgccgacgcACCACGGGACCAGGGCGCCTCGGTCGCCACCATGCGCGAGGGCTTCGCCAAGGCGCTCGTGCACTACTACCCCGTCGCCGGGCGCATCGCGGAGCCGGTTCAGGGGGAGCCCGAGGTGGAGTGCACCGGGGAAGGGGTGTGGTTCGTCGAGGCCGAGGCCAGCTGCACGCTGGAGGACGCGCGCAACCTCGAGCGCCCGCTCTGCATCCCCAAGGAGGAGCTgctcccgcgcccgccgcccgagGTCCGCCTCGAGGACACCGTGCTCCTCGCCCAG ATTACTAAGTTCACCTGCGGTGGATTCTCTGTGGGTATTTGCTTCAGCCACCTGGTGTTTGATGGGCAGGGCGCAGCCCAGTTTCTGAAAGCAGTCGGCGAGATGGCACGAGGGCTCCCTGAGCCATCACTTAAGCCCATCTGGTCCCGTGACGCCATTCCCAACCCTCCTAAGCCACCTCTTGGACCACCACCGTCGTTCACCGCTTTCAACTTTGAGAAGTCAGTGGTTGAGATCTCTCTTGACAGCATCAAGCGTGTCAAAGACCAGGTTGCGAGTGAGACCAGCCAGAAATGTTCCACTTTCGATGTGGTTACTGCCATTATCTTCAAATGCCGTGCCTTGGCCATTGGATTTGCACCTGAAGCTGACGTCCGCCTGGGTTTCGCAGCCGGCACACGCCACCTGCTGAACAATGTGCTGCCTTCAGTGGAAGGTTACTATGGTAACTGCGTGTACCCGGGTGGTCTTGCCAAGACCAGTCAGGATGTCAAGGAAGCGTCGCTAGTTGAGATCGTCACAGCGATCAGGGAAGCCAAGGATGCTTTGTCAACAAGGTTCCTCGACTGGATGAGTGGCGGTGCCAAGGAGAACCACTACAATGTGTCGCTGGACTATGGCACTCTGATAGTCACAGACTGGAGCCACGTGGGTTTCAACGAGGTGGACTACGGCTTCGGTGAGCCGAGTTACGTGTTCACCATGAACGATGATGTGAACATCGTGCCGTCCGTCGTCTACCTGAAGCCGCCCAAGCCGAAGCAGGGCATCAGGCTGGTGCTGCAGTGCGTGGAAGAGCAGCATTCCGCTGTGTTCCGCGAGGAATTGCAGAAGCTTGCGTAG
- the LOC100826547 gene encoding ubiquitin-like modifier-activating enzyme atg7 has product MAAKAEGRPRPLKVEAITSCVEVGFGDALRRLKLDVLGTDDSPIPITGYYTPCTHAKVSGLFRLCPESLVPSSVNSFGSRNNCPVMGTLINTNNMRGFQNLDMAHLLREEAKKILHDIMSGKIEGDPSLLLRFLVISFADLKNWKIYYNVAFPSIVFNSRMTLLSLHSASQVLSQEEATSLSKSLKEWRSSNETTVLPFFLVDISSNSSATIRQLKDLKDCQDSNQKLLFGFYDHGCHQDYPGWALRNYITFLNLRWKIEKVRFFCYREKRGGLDLQKSLIGESLFSAPNGWDDPDYVPEAIGWEGEKPGDERKEKKLKEINLESMNPASQDEEKQLMHLKLMGWRHFPVDLDKLSRVRCLLLGAGTLGCEVARLLMTWGVRKLAVVDGGCVAMPDLVKQSLYIDKDCGVPRAAAIVPRLKERCPAVEVEGIQMEIPMPGNPISSNKIASVLDDCKRLQTLVASSDVVFLLTDTWESRWLPTLLCANENKIAITAALGYDSYLVMRHGAGPGTRSGAMDNMISHIQNLCMEDALGRERLGCCFCSDTASIVNSVSSGILHPQCTTTLPGLTSIASGKAVELFARILHHQDGIHAPGDIAGMDTEHQLGLLPHQMLGSLPKCVLSTVIGNSSSSCTACSNAVLSEYRRGGLDFIVQVINHPSYLKDLTGISNLVKSDLKLPASFPSYPVKPGKLSSVRCLLLGAGTLGCDVARILMDYGVRKLTVVDSGRVVVSNLARQSLYTSDDRDIPKATAILKHLEERCPSVEAKGVEMEIPMPGHPVSSSEADGVLEDCKRLQELVATHDAVFLLTDTRESRWLPTLLCANENKIAITAALGYDSYLAMRHGAGPGTNSEGSNVVAATDKLSARDVLGRQRLGCYFCNDVIAPVDSVSNRTLDQQCTVTRPGLASIASGHAADLFTRMLNHQDGIHAPGDIAGMNTERPLGLLPHQIRGSLSQYNLLTLLGYSSSNCTACSNAVLSEYRSRGLDFVMQVINEPTYLEDLTGLTNLMKLADYSQVEWVDELDDDELAEI; this is encoded by the exons ATGGCGGCGAAGGCGGaggggcggccgcggccgctgaAGGTGGAGGCGATCACGAGCTGCGTCGAGGTGGGGTTCGGGgacgccctccgccgcctcaaGCTCGACGTCCTCGGCACCGACGACTCCCCCATCCCCATCACCG GTTATTATACTCCATGCACACATGCAAAAGTTTCGGGTCTCTTCAGGCTATGCCCAGAATCGTTAGTGCCGTCATCTGTCAACTCCTTTGGTTCTAGGAACAATTGTCCAGTCATGGGGACCCTCATAAACACTAATAACATGCGGGGGTTCCAAAACCTAGATATGGCACATCTACTGAGAGAAGAAGCAAAGAAG ATCTTGCATGACATTATGTCCGGTAAAATAGAAGGCGACCCTTCTCTGCTACTGAGGTTCCTTGTAATATCATTTGCGGACCTGAAGAACTGGAAGATATATTACAATGTTGCATTCCCCTCAATTGTTTTCAACTCTAGAATGACTTTGCTCAGCCTGCACAGTGCCTCGCAGGTGCTCAGCCAAGAGGAG GCAACATCATTGTCTAAATCATTGAAAGAGTGGCGTAGTTCAAATGAAACAACAG TTCTTCCATTCTTTTTGGTCGATATATCCTCGAATTCTTCTGCTACTATAAGACAGCTTAAGGACTTGAAAGATTGCCAGGACAGTAATCAAAAG CTCCTATTTGGATTTTATGATCATGGCTGCCATCAAGATTACCCTGGATGGGCTCTTAGAAACTACATTACATTCCTGAACCTACGTTGGAAGATTGAGAAAGTTCGGTTCTTCTGCTACCGAGAAAAACGTGGAGGCCTTGATCTACAGAAGTCCCTTATTGGTGAATCGTTATTTTCAGCTCCTAATG GTTGGGATGACCCTGATTATGTGCCTGAAGCTATTGGATGGGAAGGAGAAAAACCTGGGGatgaaaggaaagaaaagaaattgaaagAAATCAATCTTGAGTCAATGAATCCAGCAAG TCAGGACGAAGAAAAACAGCTAATGCACTTGAAGCTTATGGGATGGCGCCACTTCCCTGTGGATTTAGATAAGTTATCTCGTGTCCGATGTCTTCTGTTAGGTGCTGGAACTCTTGGATGTGAAGTTGCTCGCTTACTCATG ACCTGGGGTGTAAGGAAACTAGCAGTGGTTGATGGAGGTTGTGTTGCCATGCCTGATCTAGTCAAACAATCACTCTACATAGATAAGGATTGTGGTGTCCCAAGAGCGGCAGCAATAGTTCCACGTCTAAAAGAGAGATGTCCTGCAGTC GAAGTTGAAGGCATTCAGATGGAAATACCAATGCCTGGAAATCCTATTTCTTCCAATAAAATAGCAAGTGTGCTTGATGATTGCAAGCGTCTTCAGAcattagtagcttccagtgaTGTGGTCTTCTTGTTGACTGACACATGGGAGAGCAGATGGCTTCCTACTCTTCTGTGTGCAAACGAAAACAAG ATCGCCATCACTGCGGCATTAGGATATGACAGTTACCTTGTCATGCGACATGGTGCTGGTCCAGGAACAAGAAGTGGAGCAATGGATAACATGATTTCTCATATACAGAATTTGTGCATGGAAGATGCTCTTGGTCGTGAAAGATTGGGCTGTTGTTTCTGCAGTGATACTGCTTCCATTGTCAAT TCTGTCTCTAGTGGAATACTGCATCCCCAATGTACAACCACACTGCCTGGACTGACCTCGATTGCATCTGGCAAGGCAGTGGAGCTCTTTGCTCGGATATTACATCATCAAGATGG GATACATGCTCCAGGAGATATTGCTGGTATGGACACTGAGCATCAGCTTGGTCTTTTGCCACATCAAATGCTAGGATCGCTTCCAAAGTGTGTTTTATCAACTGTGATAGGCAATTCCTCAAGCAGTTGTACTGCATGTTCTAATGCT GTATTGTCTGAATATAGAAGAGGAGGATTGGACTTTATTGTGCAAGTCATCAACCATCCATCATATTTAAAAGACCTTACAGGAATTTCTAATTTAGTAAAGTCGGATTTGAAATTGCCAGCCAGCTTTCCCAGCTACCCTGTAAAGCCAGGAAAGTTGTCTAGTGTCCGATGTCTGCTTTTAGGGGCTGGAACTCTGGGGTGTGATGTTGCTCGTATTCTTATG GACTATGGTGTTCGGAAGCTAACAGTGGTTGACAGTGGTCGTGTTGTTGTGTCAAATTTGGCAAGACAATCACTTTACACATCTGATGACCGCGACATCCCAAAAGCAACAGCAATACTTAAGCATCTAGAAGAGAGATGTCCGTCAGTG GAGGCTAAAGGAGTTGAAATGGAAATACCTATGCCAGGGCATCCCGTATCTTCTAGTGAAGCTGATGGTGTTCTTGAAGATTGCAAACGCCTCCAGGAGCTAGTAGCTACACATGATGCTGTCTTTTTGTTGACCGACACAAGAGAAAGTAGGTGGCTTCCAACACTTCTCTGTGCGAATGAAAACAAG ATTGCTATTACTGCAGCCCTAGGATATGATAGCTACCTTGCCATGCGACATGGAGCTGGTCCAGGAACAAATTCTGAAGGTTCAAATGTGGTTGCTGCCACAGATAAGCTGTCTGCAAGAGATGTTCTTGGCCGTCAAAGACTGGGGTGTTATTTCTGCAACGATGTTATTGCTCCTGTTGAT TCAGTCTCCAATCGAACACTGGATCAACAATGTACGGTAACACGACCTGGACTAGCATCCATTGCATCTGGTCACGCTGCAGacctcttcacaagaatgttAAATCATCAAGATGG GATACATGCTCCAGGAGATATCGCTGGCATGAACACCGAGCGTCCACTTGGTCTACTGCCACACCAGATACGAGGATCACTGTCACAATACAACCTATTAACCCTCTTGGGCTATTCCTCGAGTAATTGTACTGCATGTTCCAATGCG GTACTGTCTGAATACCGGAGTAGAGGATTGGATTTTGTGATGCAGGTGATCAACGAACCAACCTATCTGGAAGACCTTACTGGCCTGACCAACTTGATGAAGCTGGCGGATTATTCCCAGGTCGAGTGGGTAGATGAACTTGATGACGATGAGTTGGCCGAAATCTGA
- the LOC100842951 gene encoding SNF2 domain-containing protein CLASSY 3 produces the protein MLSDDESTAAAPPGTATGVPDEEEEAELEDKDNLEEEQEEDEEDEWEEEEEEEREADLEDMVGEEEEEEQGKEEDEWELEEEEEEEHEETEEEESESEQDEEAAEEPRRGGPRNSAAAGRYAHRAEDGEIFAKRLFEGLCISKAADTSAAGKPVAGRTRSRRRCLNTKLLRQGTYNKPYCLDTPSESGSSEAEEGVNKTPPAPALSSSDEEIEADAGGHGRTAARKGRRRGKNPTPSDDDSEEHRVGGRQGTAVRRRRWPKDNTAQCDHEEEEDDEAFVPFRRPKRSGAVPNPRDGYYDQQQQAGDAPFKKSSLILPKKRCGAGQERETYDDLLQSIFDEITNQQNGSAPLDDGSAPAQEQSVPDTLPLIFSFGDEDQVVKEKTEQGKFEDLLWAEFDFALESTNACSHACQEEGEKSNGDEIHADRATSCKRGKHDLIMDEQIGIRCKHCDFIDLEIRDVFPSMVKFSIEREPAMSLNLDLFCEDIIKSMGYEGTSHFDIHESGLVWDLIPGVREHMFPHQREGFEFMWKKLAGGIDIQQVKHTVNTDSTSGCVISHAPGTGKTRLAITFVQSYLELFPWCRPVIIAPRGMLATWEQEFKKWNVKLPFHLLSSSGIHWDEDKTIKKLVAQDESLGQKLSMNKLSQKSRLMLKLASWYEGSCIIGLSYSLYRNLAKGEDMDGETVRNLLLKNPGLLVLDEGHTPRNKKSLIWKVLAEVSTEKRIILSGTPFQNNFLELYNILCLVKPKFARDFACTRLNKKDFSSKRTCQSRATHHLEEDEGKEFWKSLRMSNITDDHLSEIREKLDPFVHIHNGDILQKSLPGLKESVVILNPLPHQKEIITMMEKSAGKGFLDAEYKISLASIHPFLLTSVKLSDEEASIVNKLKSSRLDPCEGVKTRFVLEIVRLCKPLKERVLVFSQYLEPLSLIMDQLTKKFNWTEGKEILLMSGNVRVKQREALMEAFNDMNSEARVMLASTKACCEGITLVGSSRVVLLDVVWNPSVGRQAIGRAYRIGQEKIVYTYNLIAEGTKEKIKYDRQAKKDHMSKLLFTKEPQAAGCNLTPELIFDDRILEAMTAHEELKDMFVQILPSH, from the exons ATGTTAAGCGACGACGAGTCCACTGCTGCTGCGCCGCCCGGCACGGCGACGGGTGTGCcggatgaggaagaagaagcggagCTGGAGGATAAGGATAAtctggaggaggagcaagaggaagatgaggaagatgaatgggaggaggaagaagaagaggaacgaGAAGCCGATCTGGAGGATATGGTcggcgaagaggaggaggaagaacaggggaaagaggaagatgaatgggaattagaagaagaagaggaagaagaacacgaggagacggaagaggaggaatctGAATCAGAGCAAGATGAAGAGGCAGCCGAGGAACCGCGCCGTGGCGGGCCTAGAAATTCCGCGGCGGCTGGTCGTTATGCGCACAGGGCAGAGGACGGCGAGATCTTTGCCAAGAGACTGTTCGAAGGGTTGTGCATCTCCAAGGCGGCGGACACCTCGGCTGCGGGCAAACCGGTGGCCGGGCGGACGCGGTCACGACGGCGATGCCTCAACACGAAGCTGCTTCGGCAAGGCACCTACAACAAGCCATACTGCCTCGACACGCCGTCAGAGTCAGGCTCGTCCGAGGCAGAGGAGGGTGTCAACAAGACGCCTCCTGCTCCAGCGCTGTCCTCCAGTGATGAGGAGATTGAagcggacgccggcggccatggtaGAACGGCGGCCAGGAAGGGAAGGCGCCGAGGGAAAAACCCTACCCCCAGTGACGACGATTCCGAGGAGCACCGCGTCGGCGGCAGACAAGGAACGGCGGTGAgaaggaggagatggcccaAGGATAATACTGCTCAATGTGaccacgaggaggaggaggacgacgaagccTTTGTTCCATTCAGGAGGCCAAAGAGATCAGGAGCAGTCCCCAATCCCAGGGATGGATACTACGACCAACAGCAACAGGCCGGCGATGCTCCCTTCAAGAAGAGCTCCCTGATTCTTCCCAAGAAACGGTGCGGTGCCGGCCAGGAGCGAGAGACCTACGACGATCTGCTGCAGTCCATCTTCGACGAGATCACGAACCAGCAGAACGGCTCTGCTCCTCTGGACGATGGCTCTGCACCTGCGCAAGAACAGAGTGTCCCTGATACGTTGCCCCTGATATTCTCCTTCGGGGACGAGGACCAGGTGGTGAAGGAGAAGACGGAGCAGGGCAAGTTTGAGGACCTTCTGTGGGCAGAATTTGACTTTGCGTTGGAATCCACCAATGCTTGCTCTCATGCCTGCCAGGAGGAG GGTGAAAAGAGCAATGGGGATGAAATTCACGCAGACAGAGCAACTTCATGCAAACGAGGGAAACATGATCTCATTATGGATGAACAAATAGGAATCAGATGCAAACACTGTGATTTTATCGATCTTGAAATTAGAGACGTATTTCCATCTATG GTGAAGTTTTCAATAGAAAGGGAACCAGCAATGAGTCTCAATTTGGATTTGTTCTGTGAGGATATCATAAAATCAATGGGATATGAAGGAACAAGTCATTTTGATATTCATGAGAGTGGCCTTGTCTGGGATCTCATTCCAGGGGTCCGGGAACACATGTTCCCACACCAGCGGGAAGGATTCGAGTTCATGTGGAAAAAACTTGCAGGAGGAATTGACATTCAACAGGTGAAACATACCGTGAATACTGATAGTACGAGTGGCTGTGTGATTTCTCATGCTCCAGGGACAGGCAAAACCCGTCTAGCGATCACATTTGTGCAATCTTACTTGGAGCTTTTCCCGTGGTGCAGGCCAGTGATAATTGCTCCCAGGGGGATGCTGGCTACATGGGAGCAAGAATTTAAAAAATGGAACGTGAAGCTCCCTTTCCATCTACTGAGTTCTTCTGGAATCCATTGGGATGAAGACAAGACCATCAAGAAACTGGTTGCACAGGACGAAAGTTTGGGCCAGAAGTTGTCCATGAACAAATTGAGCCAGAAATCTAGGCTAATGTTGAAGTTGGCCTCCTGGTATGAGGGCAGTTGCATCATTGGTCTAAGCTATTCACTTTACAGGAACCTTGCAAAGGGTGAAGACATGGATGGAGAAACGGTGAGGAATCTGCTTCTCAAGAATCCCGGCTTGTTGGTTCTCGATGAAGGGCACACACCGAGGAACAAAAAAAGTCTAATTTGGAAGGTTCTTGCAGAAGTCAGCACCGAAAAGCGGATAATTCTCTCAGGGACTCCATTCCAGAACAACTTCCTGGAGCTTTATAACATCTTGTGCCTGGTTAAACCGAAATTTGCAAGAGATTTTGCCTGTACAAGACTCAACAAAAAAGACTTTAGTTCTAAGAGAACCTGCCAATCAAGAGCAACACATCATTTGGAAGAGGATGAAGGCAAGGAATTCTGGAAATCATTAAGGATGAGTAACATCACTGATGATCATCTCAGTGAAATCCGGGAAAAACTGGACCCTTTTGTGCACATCCATAATGGTGACATTCTTCAGAAGTCACTTCCAGGATTGAAAGAATCTGTCGTGATTCTTAATCCTCTTCCTCATCAGAAAGAAATTATCACAATGATGGAGAAAAGTGCAGGAAAGGGTTTTCTTGATGCAGAATACAAGATATCCCTTGCATCTATACACCCGTTCCTCCTCACAAGTGTAAAATTGTCAGATGAAGAAGCATCTATTGTGAACAAGCTGAAGAGTTCACGGCTGGATCCATGTGAAGGAGTAAAGACGAGGTTTGTTCTAGAGATCGTCCGTCTTTGCAAACCATTGAAAGAAAGAGTGCTTGTGTTCAGTCAGTACCTTGAACCACTGTCCCTAATCATGGATCAGCTAACTAAAAAGTTCAACTGGACCGAAGGCAAAGAAATCCTGCTGATGAGTGGAAATGTCCGTGTTAAACAACGTGAAGCCTTGATGGAGGCCTTCAACGACATGAACAGTGAGGCCAGGGTGATGCTTGCATCAACAAAGGCCTGCTGTGAAGGAATAACACTTGTCGGCTCATCACGAGTAGTTCTCCTCGATGTCGTCTGGAACCCTTCTGTTGGAAGGCAGGCGATTGGCCGAGCCTATAGAATAGGCCAGGAGAAGATCGTGTACACATACAATCTGATCGCAGAAGGAACAAAGGAGAAGATCAAATATGACAGACAAGCCAAGAAGGATCACATGTCCAAATTGCTGTTTACAAAGGAACCACAGGCTGCAGGGTGCAACCTGACACCAGAACTGATATTCGATGATAGGATATTGGAAGCAATGACTGCACACGAAGAGCTCAAAGACATGTTTGTGCAAATTCTCCCTTCACATTGA